A stretch of Castanea sativa cultivar Marrone di Chiusa Pesio chromosome 2, ASM4071231v1 DNA encodes these proteins:
- the LOC142623937 gene encoding agamous-like MADS-box protein AGL29 isoform X1 produces MRCASPSFAFSLIMMGHDDDNNNNGSAFAFLQSHFYQVQEESMGHKKTQTKMIQGEYERRISLSKQQSGLFKKASELCTLCAIETAFVIFSPGGKAFSYGIPSADVAANRLGQPDAYTIQEAEDHHERVLCELHKNYSDLASQLDAEKKRGEKLKQIMNETSGCSSWFSTPSSELSYEELLIRQAAMEDLKGKLTKGIEERLAQTSASSAHQHCWSY; encoded by the exons ATGCGTTGTGCGTCTCCCTCGTTTGCTTTCTCCTTAATAATGATGGGTCATGAcgacgacaacaacaacaacggtTCCGCTTTCGCTTTTCTCCAATCTCAT TTCTATCAAGTGCAAGAAGAGAGCATGGGGCACAAAAAGACTCAAACAAAGATGATTCAAGGAGAATATGAAAGGCGAATTTCGTTGTCAAAACAACAATCCGGCCTCTTCAAGAAGGCCAGTGAACTTTGCACCCTGTGTGCCATTGAGACAGCCTTTGTCATCTTTTCCCCTGGTGGCAAGGCCTTCTCCTACGGTATCCCCTCTGCTGATGTTGCAGCGAACAGGCTTGGCCAGCCTGATGCTTATACAATTCAGGAAGCAGAGGATCACCATGAGAGAGTTCTATGTGAACTGCACAAGAATTATTCTGATCTGGCTTCTCAACTGGACGCTGAAAAGAAGCGGGGGGAGAAACTGAAGCAGATTATGAATGAAACCTCAGGATGCTCCAGCTGGTTCAGTACTCCGTCTAGTGAACTCAGCTATGAGGAGCTGCTGATTCGGCAGGCAGCAATGGAGGATCTTAAGGGGAAGCTAACCAAGGGAATAGAGGAGAGGCTTGCCCAGACTTCTGCTTCATCTGCCCATCAACACTGCTGGAGCTACTGA
- the LOC142623937 gene encoding agamous-like MADS-box protein AGL62 isoform X2 codes for MGHKKTQTKMIQGEYERRISLSKQQSGLFKKASELCTLCAIETAFVIFSPGGKAFSYGIPSADVAANRLGQPDAYTIQEAEDHHERVLCELHKNYSDLASQLDAEKKRGEKLKQIMNETSGCSSWFSTPSSELSYEELLIRQAAMEDLKGKLTKGIEERLAQTSASSAHQHCWSY; via the coding sequence ATGGGGCACAAAAAGACTCAAACAAAGATGATTCAAGGAGAATATGAAAGGCGAATTTCGTTGTCAAAACAACAATCCGGCCTCTTCAAGAAGGCCAGTGAACTTTGCACCCTGTGTGCCATTGAGACAGCCTTTGTCATCTTTTCCCCTGGTGGCAAGGCCTTCTCCTACGGTATCCCCTCTGCTGATGTTGCAGCGAACAGGCTTGGCCAGCCTGATGCTTATACAATTCAGGAAGCAGAGGATCACCATGAGAGAGTTCTATGTGAACTGCACAAGAATTATTCTGATCTGGCTTCTCAACTGGACGCTGAAAAGAAGCGGGGGGAGAAACTGAAGCAGATTATGAATGAAACCTCAGGATGCTCCAGCTGGTTCAGTACTCCGTCTAGTGAACTCAGCTATGAGGAGCTGCTGATTCGGCAGGCAGCAATGGAGGATCTTAAGGGGAAGCTAACCAAGGGAATAGAGGAGAGGCTTGCCCAGACTTCTGCTTCATCTGCCCATCAACACTGCTGGAGCTACTGA